In Acanthopagrus latus isolate v.2019 chromosome 17, fAcaLat1.1, whole genome shotgun sequence, the following are encoded in one genomic region:
- the LOC119006642 gene encoding uncharacterized protein LOC119006642 isoform X3 has protein sequence MEEKLFFIKLDRQPQHSMSQAEGTNFDGCSQAAITNQSSILAQPSLLLLKQGEGASFDGSLQTATNKSCIFARPPLLSLSQAEGANFDGCLQTATNKSSIFTQPQLLLLSRGEGANFQLLQTATSQSCISTAASTCPISPTVRDVACQTDPPKRISVGTQLSMKTLQSHFRSKGVQAKAASRDFGVCTLTFPLDSPLLFLQPTIVKRPSKRPRLSLTDEGEGPCLSMVVNESDDSI, from the exons atggaagaaaaactgttttttattaag cttGATCGACAGCCACAACACTCGATGAGCCAGGCAGAAGGGACCAACTTTGATGGCTGCTCGCAAGCAGCAATCACCAACCAATCCAGCATA CTCGCTCAACCATCGTTGCTCTTGTTGAAGCAGGGAGAAGGGGCCAGCTTTGATGGGAGTTTACAAACAGCAACCAACAAATCCTGCATT TTTGCTCGACCACCACTACTCTCACTGAGTCAGGCAGAAGGAGCCAACTTTGATGGGTGTTTACAGACAGCAACCAACAAATCCAGCATA TTCACTCAACCACAACTGCTCTTGCTGAGCCGAGGAGAAGGGGCCAACTTCCAGCTGTTGCAAACAGCAACCAGCCAATCCTGCATA AGCACGGCTGCCAGCACATGTCCAATTTCTCCGACTGTCAGAGACGTCGCCTGCCAGACTGACCCTCCAAAGAGAATATCTGTCGGCACACAGCTCTCCATGAAAACTCTGCAGAGTCACTTCCGCAGTAAAG GCGTCCAGGCGAAAGCGGCCAGCAGAGATTTCGGCGTGTGCACCCTCACCTTCCCTTTGGACAGTCCATTACTGTTCCTTCAACCAACAATAGTAAAGAGACCATCAAAGAGACCTCGACTCAGTCTTACAGATGAAGGGGAAGGCCCTTGTTTGTCTATGGTGGTAAATGAATCAGATGATTCAATATGA
- the LOC119006642 gene encoding uncharacterized protein LOC119006642 isoform X5 — protein sequence MSQAEGTNFDGCSQAAITNQSSILAQPSLLLLKQGEGASFDGSLQTATNKSCIFARPPLLSLSQAEGANFDGCLQTATNKSSIFTQPQLLLLSRGEGANFQLLQTATSQSCISTAASTCPISPTVRDVACQTDPPKRISVGTQLSMKTLQSHFRSKGVQAKAASRDFGVCTLTFPLDSPLLFLQPTIVKRPSKRPRLSLTDEGEGPCLSMVVNESDDSI from the exons ATGAGCCAGGCAGAAGGGACCAACTTTGATGGCTGCTCGCAAGCAGCAATCACCAACCAATCCAGCATA CTCGCTCAACCATCGTTGCTCTTGTTGAAGCAGGGAGAAGGGGCCAGCTTTGATGGGAGTTTACAAACAGCAACCAACAAATCCTGCATT TTTGCTCGACCACCACTACTCTCACTGAGTCAGGCAGAAGGAGCCAACTTTGATGGGTGTTTACAGACAGCAACCAACAAATCCAGCATA TTCACTCAACCACAACTGCTCTTGCTGAGCCGAGGAGAAGGGGCCAACTTCCAGCTGTTGCAAACAGCAACCAGCCAATCCTGCATA AGCACGGCTGCCAGCACATGTCCAATTTCTCCGACTGTCAGAGACGTCGCCTGCCAGACTGACCCTCCAAAGAGAATATCTGTCGGCACACAGCTCTCCATGAAAACTCTGCAGAGTCACTTCCGCAGTAAAG GCGTCCAGGCGAAAGCGGCCAGCAGAGATTTCGGCGTGTGCACCCTCACCTTCCCTTTGGACAGTCCATTACTGTTCCTTCAACCAACAATAGTAAAGAGACCATCAAAGAGACCTCGACTCAGTCTTACAGATGAAGGGGAAGGCCCTTGTTTGTCTATGGTGGTAAATGAATCAGATGATTCAATATGA
- the mrpl13 gene encoding 39S ribosomal protein L13, mitochondrial, with protein sequence MSSFSRSAQQWATFARSWFVIDARMQPPGKIATMCSVRLQGKHKPIYHALSDCGDHVVVINTKQIAFSGNKWEQKVYSSHSGYPGGFKQVTAAQLHHKDPKAIVKLAVYGMLPKNLHRRTMMQRLHIFADDELPEDIRANLTEELPQPRKIPRKLSEYTQEEIDAFPRLWTPPEDYKMK encoded by the exons ATGTCAAGTTTCTCCAGATCTGCCCAG CAATGGGCGACCTTTGCTCGCTCCTGGTTCGTGATCGATGCCAGGATGCAGCCTCCTGGGAAGATCGCGACCATGTGTTCCGTTAGGTTACAGGGGAAACACAAGCCTATCTATCATGCACTGA GTGACTGTGGGGACCATGTGGTAGTTATAAACACCAAACAAATAGCCTTCTCTGGAAACAAATGGGAGCAGAAGGTCTACTCATCACACTCGGG GTATCCAGGTGGATTCAAACAAGTCACAGCTGCCCAGCTGCACCACAAAGACCCAAAGGCT ATCGTGAAGTTGGCGGTTTACGGCATGCTGCCAAAGAATCTGCACCGACGCACCATGATGCAGCGACTACACATCTTTGCTGATGAC GAGCTGCCAGAAGACATCCGAGCCAACCTGACTGAGGAGCTGCCTCAGCCCAGAAAAATCCCCAGGAAGCTCAGCGAGTACACACAGGAGGAGATCGACGCCTTCCCCAGGCTGTGGACACC ACCCGAGGactacaaaatgaaatga
- the LOC119006642 gene encoding uncharacterized protein LOC119006642 isoform X4, whose translation MLDRQPQHSMSQAEGTNFDGCSQAAITNQSSILAQPSLLLLKQGEGASFDGSLQTATNKSCIFARPPLLSLSQAEGANFDGCLQTATNKSSIFTQPQLLLLSRGEGANFQLLQTATSQSCISTAASTCPISPTVRDVACQTDPPKRISVGTQLSMKTLQSHFRSKGVQAKAASRDFGVCTLTFPLDSPLLFLQPTIVKRPSKRPRLSLTDEGEGPCLSMVVNESDDSI comes from the exons ATG cttGATCGACAGCCACAACACTCGATGAGCCAGGCAGAAGGGACCAACTTTGATGGCTGCTCGCAAGCAGCAATCACCAACCAATCCAGCATA CTCGCTCAACCATCGTTGCTCTTGTTGAAGCAGGGAGAAGGGGCCAGCTTTGATGGGAGTTTACAAACAGCAACCAACAAATCCTGCATT TTTGCTCGACCACCACTACTCTCACTGAGTCAGGCAGAAGGAGCCAACTTTGATGGGTGTTTACAGACAGCAACCAACAAATCCAGCATA TTCACTCAACCACAACTGCTCTTGCTGAGCCGAGGAGAAGGGGCCAACTTCCAGCTGTTGCAAACAGCAACCAGCCAATCCTGCATA AGCACGGCTGCCAGCACATGTCCAATTTCTCCGACTGTCAGAGACGTCGCCTGCCAGACTGACCCTCCAAAGAGAATATCTGTCGGCACACAGCTCTCCATGAAAACTCTGCAGAGTCACTTCCGCAGTAAAG GCGTCCAGGCGAAAGCGGCCAGCAGAGATTTCGGCGTGTGCACCCTCACCTTCCCTTTGGACAGTCCATTACTGTTCCTTCAACCAACAATAGTAAAGAGACCATCAAAGAGACCTCGACTCAGTCTTACAGATGAAGGGGAAGGCCCTTGTTTGTCTATGGTGGTAAATGAATCAGATGATTCAATATGA
- the LOC119006642 gene encoding uncharacterized protein LOC119006642 isoform X2 — MSRRRCIFRCKTKFPLNGLPKDEEVKSQWLQFIFKSNTIPQQYSPKLVLCSHHFTEDCFENHAQFKAGYSKRLILREGAVPTVLGSVKSAESGPQPLDRQPQHSMSQAEGTNFDGCSQAAITNQSSILAQPSLLLLKQGEGASFDGSLQTATNKSCIFARPPLLSLSQAEGANFDGCLQTATNKSSIFTQPQLLLLSRGEGANFQLLQTATSQSCISTAASTCPISPTVRDVACQTDPPKRISVGTQLSMKTLQSHFRSKGVQAKAASRDFGVCTLTFPLDSPLLFLQPTIVKRPSKRPRLSLTDEGEGPCLSMVVNESDDSI; from the exons ATGTCCAGAAGACGCTGCATATTTCGATGCAAAACCAAATTCCCCTTGAATGGGCTCCCAAAGGATGAAGAAGTTAAGAGTCAGTGGTTGCAGTTCATATTTAAGTCCAACACTATTCCTCAGCAGTACAGCCCCAAGCTTGTACTGTGCTCCCATCATTTTACCGAGGACTGCTTCGAAAACCACGCACAGTTCAAAGCTGGGTACAGTAAACGGCTGATCCTGAGAGAAGGAGCCGTTCCCACCGTGCTGGGCAGCGTCAAATCTGCAGAGTCAGGACCACAACCC cttGATCGACAGCCACAACACTCGATGAGCCAGGCAGAAGGGACCAACTTTGATGGCTGCTCGCAAGCAGCAATCACCAACCAATCCAGCATA CTCGCTCAACCATCGTTGCTCTTGTTGAAGCAGGGAGAAGGGGCCAGCTTTGATGGGAGTTTACAAACAGCAACCAACAAATCCTGCATT TTTGCTCGACCACCACTACTCTCACTGAGTCAGGCAGAAGGAGCCAACTTTGATGGGTGTTTACAGACAGCAACCAACAAATCCAGCATA TTCACTCAACCACAACTGCTCTTGCTGAGCCGAGGAGAAGGGGCCAACTTCCAGCTGTTGCAAACAGCAACCAGCCAATCCTGCATA AGCACGGCTGCCAGCACATGTCCAATTTCTCCGACTGTCAGAGACGTCGCCTGCCAGACTGACCCTCCAAAGAGAATATCTGTCGGCACACAGCTCTCCATGAAAACTCTGCAGAGTCACTTCCGCAGTAAAG GCGTCCAGGCGAAAGCGGCCAGCAGAGATTTCGGCGTGTGCACCCTCACCTTCCCTTTGGACAGTCCATTACTGTTCCTTCAACCAACAATAGTAAAGAGACCATCAAAGAGACCTCGACTCAGTCTTACAGATGAAGGGGAAGGCCCTTGTTTGTCTATGGTGGTAAATGAATCAGATGATTCAATATGA
- the LOC119006642 gene encoding uncharacterized protein LOC119006642 isoform X1, which translates to MVICCVKGCDNKQRTYTNIMFHRIPKPVERRNLWLAVLDIPATTPVDKINQYRVCDEHFKPEDYEEKMQYATRKMLLHLKDTAVPSIFSTEAEQSSSSMPLDRQPQHSMSQAEGTNFDGCSQAAITNQSSILAQPSLLLLKQGEGASFDGSLQTATNKSCIFARPPLLSLSQAEGANFDGCLQTATNKSSIFTQPQLLLLSRGEGANFQLLQTATSQSCISTAASTCPISPTVRDVACQTDPPKRISVGTQLSMKTLQSHFRSKGVQAKAASRDFGVCTLTFPLDSPLLFLQPTIVKRPSKRPRLSLTDEGEGPCLSMVVNESDDSI; encoded by the exons ATGgttatttgctgtgtgaaggGCTGCGATAACAAGCAGAGGACATACACGAACATAATGTTTCACAGAATTCCAAAACCAGTGGAACGAAGAAATCTTTGGCTTGCTGTCCTCGACATTCCTGCAACAACACCAGTggataaaatcaatcaatatcgTGTTTGCGATGAGCATTTTAAACCGGAGGACTACgaagagaaaatgcagtatGCTACGAGAAAGATGCTGCTACATCTGAAGGATACGGCCGTCCCATCCATTTTCagtacagaggcagaacagagttCATCATCCATGCCT cttGATCGACAGCCACAACACTCGATGAGCCAGGCAGAAGGGACCAACTTTGATGGCTGCTCGCAAGCAGCAATCACCAACCAATCCAGCATA CTCGCTCAACCATCGTTGCTCTTGTTGAAGCAGGGAGAAGGGGCCAGCTTTGATGGGAGTTTACAAACAGCAACCAACAAATCCTGCATT TTTGCTCGACCACCACTACTCTCACTGAGTCAGGCAGAAGGAGCCAACTTTGATGGGTGTTTACAGACAGCAACCAACAAATCCAGCATA TTCACTCAACCACAACTGCTCTTGCTGAGCCGAGGAGAAGGGGCCAACTTCCAGCTGTTGCAAACAGCAACCAGCCAATCCTGCATA AGCACGGCTGCCAGCACATGTCCAATTTCTCCGACTGTCAGAGACGTCGCCTGCCAGACTGACCCTCCAAAGAGAATATCTGTCGGCACACAGCTCTCCATGAAAACTCTGCAGAGTCACTTCCGCAGTAAAG GCGTCCAGGCGAAAGCGGCCAGCAGAGATTTCGGCGTGTGCACCCTCACCTTCCCTTTGGACAGTCCATTACTGTTCCTTCAACCAACAATAGTAAAGAGACCATCAAAGAGACCTCGACTCAGTCTTACAGATGAAGGGGAAGGCCCTTGTTTGTCTATGGTGGTAAATGAATCAGATGATTCAATATGA
- the dscc1 gene encoding sister chromatid cohesion protein DCC1: MRTLEEVQATLEIAKLKEEDLQKTIHCLSFGENVSSADYCLMELDDTLLKHIEAGQSLVIRGDKDERAVLCSGDKTYDLKIADTSNMLLFLPGCRTPDQLTNSQESSHVVHTQIWGFCNSYWELRKQRPKLKKLKKLLMENPYEGPSLGGQEENTEHRYTMQDLLERIQASEEELKAHLEAIHACQIDGYWRALDFDYEMKLLGHVTQLVDSESWSFDKVPLKTSLEELGPLEPKEMIEHCLNCYGRRYTENDEVFYALHEDKVCQGMALLLLQNAVKFNLREFQEVWQQSVPDGMSTRLEQLKSVALLDRTSRPETICLLRVEDLPEDTLERFNHLFTLREKWTEDDITPYIQDLCGEKQTTGALLTKYARSSMQNGIKVFNSRRPVAT; the protein is encoded by the exons ATGAGAACTTTAGAGGAGGTTCAGGCCACTCTGGAGATCGCCAAGCTGAAAGAGGAGGATCTGCAGAAAACGATTCACTGCCTATCCTTCGGGGAAAATGTTTCATCTGCAGACTACTGCCTGATGGAGCTGGACGACACACTGCTCAAACACATAGAAGCTGGCCAAAG tctggtGATTCGAGGGGATAAAGATGAGCGTGCAGTCCTCTGCAGTGGTGACAAAACCTATGACCTAAAGATAGCCGACACAtccaacatgctgctgtttctgccgGGATGCAGAACACCAGACCAGCTAACTAACAGCCAGGAAAGCTCTCATGTGGTGCACACTCAG ATCTGGGGATTTTGTAACAGCTACTGGGAACTGAGGAAGCAGCGTCCGAAACTTAAGAAACTGAAGAAGCTCTTAATGGAAAATCCTTATGAAGGACCTTCTTtaggaggacaggaggagaataCAGAACACAGG TACACAATGCAGGATCTGTTGGAGAGGATTCAGGCCAGTGAAGAGGAGCTGAAGGCCCACTTAGAGGCCATCCATGCCTGTCAGATAGATG GATACTGGCGCGCGCTGGACTTTGACTACGAGATGAAGCTGCTCGGTCATGTGACTCAGCTGGTGGATTCTGAGTCATGGTCCTTCGACAAGGTTCCCCTTAAAACGAGTCTGGAAGAGTTAGGTCCACTAGAGCCCAA AGAGATGATCGAGCACTGTTTGAACTGCTATGGGAGACGCTATACTGAAAACg ATGAAGTTTTTTATGCGCTACATGAGGATAAAGTGTGTCAAGGAatggcgctgctgctgctgcagaacgCTGTCAAGTTCAACCTGAGGGAGTTTCAGGAAGTCTGGCAGCAGAGCGTCCCAGACGGCATGAGCACAAGACTGGAGCAGCTAAAG AGTGTCGCCCTGTTGGACCGCACCTCCCGTCCAGAGACCATCTGCCTGCTGCGCGTGGAGGACCTCCCAGAGGACACACTCGAGCGCTTCAACCACCTCTTCACGCTCAGAGAGAAATGGACAGAAGATGACATCACGCCATACATACA GGACCTGtgtggagagaaacagaccACTGGAGCCCTCCTGACCAAATATGCTCGATCCTCAATGCAAAATGGCATCAAGGTCTTCAACTCCAGAAGGCCTGTGGCTACGTGA